The following are from one region of the Streptomyces fradiae genome:
- a CDS encoding fatty acyl-CoA synthetase — MERELLTRTVDGVLRASASRVPDRTAVRYGARAWTYAELDAAVSTAAARLREGALGARLAEGDRVATYAHNSDAYLIAFLACARAGLVHVPVNHHLTGDDLDYLLRQSGSSLVLADPALAARVPGDIPVRALRDTDDSLLAALADPAPYETERDPGTLVQLLYTSGTTALPKGAMMTHRALVHEYASAVAALDLHEDDRPVHSLPLYHSAQMHVFLLPYLAVGAESTIVDAPDPATLFDLTESGRCDSLFAPPTVWIGLANHPEFATRDLTALRKAYYGASIMPVPVLEGLRARLPGLRFYNCFGQSEIGPLATVLGPDEHEGRMDSCGRPVRHVEARITDEDGKDVPDGTPGEVVYRSPQLCTGYWDKPEETAAAFRDGWFRSGDLAVRDAEGYFTVVDRVKDVINSGGVLVASRQVEDALYTHPAVAETAVVGLPDPRWIEAVTAFVVPRPETGVTEAELLAHAREKLAHFKAPKRIVLVDALPRNASGKILKRELRDRFGAGDDGGVGGEGQDGSKQ, encoded by the coding sequence ATGGAACGAGAGCTGCTCACCCGCACCGTCGACGGCGTGCTGCGCGCGAGCGCCAGCCGCGTCCCCGACCGGACCGCCGTCCGCTACGGCGCCCGCGCCTGGACGTACGCCGAGCTCGACGCCGCCGTCTCGACCGCCGCGGCCCGGCTGCGGGAGGGCGCGCTCGGCGCCCGCCTCGCCGAGGGCGACCGGGTCGCGACGTACGCCCACAACTCCGACGCGTACCTCATCGCCTTCCTCGCCTGCGCCCGGGCCGGCCTGGTGCACGTGCCGGTCAACCACCACCTCACCGGCGACGACCTCGACTATCTGCTGCGCCAGTCCGGCAGTTCGCTCGTCCTCGCCGACCCGGCCCTCGCCGCGCGCGTGCCCGGCGACATCCCCGTACGGGCGCTGCGGGACACCGACGACTCGCTCCTCGCGGCGCTCGCCGACCCCGCGCCGTACGAGACGGAGCGCGACCCCGGCACCCTCGTCCAGCTGCTGTACACCTCCGGCACCACCGCGCTCCCCAAGGGCGCGATGATGACCCACCGGGCCCTGGTGCACGAGTACGCGAGCGCCGTCGCCGCGCTCGACCTGCACGAGGACGACCGGCCCGTACACTCGCTGCCGCTCTACCACTCGGCGCAGATGCACGTCTTCCTGCTGCCCTACCTCGCCGTCGGCGCCGAGAGCACCATCGTCGACGCCCCCGACCCGGCCACCCTCTTCGACCTGACCGAATCCGGCCGCTGCGACAGCCTGTTCGCGCCCCCGACCGTCTGGATCGGCCTCGCCAACCACCCCGAGTTCGCCACCCGCGACCTCACCGCCCTCCGCAAGGCCTACTACGGCGCCTCGATCATGCCCGTCCCCGTCCTGGAGGGCCTGCGCGCCCGGCTGCCCGGACTGCGCTTCTACAACTGCTTCGGCCAGTCCGAGATCGGCCCGCTCGCCACCGTCCTCGGCCCCGACGAGCACGAGGGCCGGATGGACTCCTGCGGCCGCCCGGTCCGCCACGTCGAGGCGCGGATCACCGACGAGGACGGCAAGGACGTCCCCGACGGCACCCCCGGCGAAGTCGTGTACCGCTCCCCGCAGTTGTGCACCGGCTACTGGGACAAGCCCGAGGAGACCGCGGCGGCCTTCCGTGACGGCTGGTTCCGCTCCGGCGACCTCGCGGTGCGCGACGCCGAGGGCTACTTCACGGTCGTCGACCGGGTCAAGGACGTCATCAACTCCGGCGGCGTCCTGGTCGCCTCCCGCCAGGTCGAGGACGCCCTCTACACCCACCCGGCCGTCGCCGAGACCGCCGTCGTCGGCCTCCCCGACCCGCGCTGGATCGAGGCCGTCACCGCCTTCGTCGTCCCCCGCCCCGAGACCGGCGTCACCGAGGCCGAACTCCTCGCCCACGCCCGCGAGAAGCTGGCCCACTTCAAGGCACCGAAGCGGATCGTCCTGGTGGACGCGCTGCCGCGGAACGCGAGCGGGAAGATCCTGAAGCGGGAGCTGCGGGACCGGTTCGGGGCGGGCGACGACGGTGGAGTGGGCGGGGAGGGTCAGGACGGGTCGAAGCAGTAG
- a CDS encoding calcium:proton antiporter — MNASIAGLARQWTTWGPVVAAVGLALGWGRHDLPGYAVVLIVLCLFAAVLSAVHHAEVIAHRVGEPYGSLVLAVAVTVIEVGLIVMLMIGGGDKATSYARDTVFAAVMITCNGIVGLSLLLAALRNRTAVFNAEGSGGELAIVCTLATMTLVLPTFTTSHPGPQFSAAQLAFAAVSSLILYGVFVAVQTVRHRDYFLPVLRPGQSGHQPESEHAAPPTAAATWFSLGLLIVALVAVVGNAKVISPTIEEGVASAGLPKPVVGVVIALMVLLPETLAAVRAARRDRMQTSMNLAYGSAIASIGLTIPSIALASVWLDGPLILGLGPLHMVLLVLTAVVSALTVVPGRATLLQGSVHLSIFAAFVFLSFSP; from the coding sequence ATGAACGCGAGCATCGCCGGACTGGCCCGGCAGTGGACCACCTGGGGGCCGGTCGTGGCCGCCGTCGGCCTCGCCCTCGGCTGGGGGCGCCACGACCTGCCCGGCTACGCGGTGGTGCTCATCGTCCTCTGCCTCTTCGCCGCCGTCCTCTCGGCCGTGCACCACGCCGAGGTCATCGCACATCGCGTCGGCGAACCCTACGGCTCCCTCGTGCTCGCCGTCGCCGTCACCGTCATCGAGGTCGGACTGATCGTCATGCTGATGATCGGCGGCGGCGACAAGGCCACCAGCTACGCCCGGGACACCGTCTTCGCCGCCGTCATGATCACCTGCAACGGCATCGTCGGCCTGTCCCTGCTCCTCGCCGCGCTGCGCAACCGCACCGCCGTCTTCAACGCCGAGGGCTCCGGCGGCGAGCTCGCCATCGTCTGCACCCTGGCGACCATGACCCTGGTCCTGCCGACCTTCACCACCAGCCACCCCGGCCCCCAGTTCTCGGCCGCCCAGCTGGCCTTCGCGGCCGTCTCCTCGCTGATCCTGTACGGGGTGTTCGTCGCCGTCCAGACCGTCCGGCACCGCGACTACTTCCTCCCCGTGCTCAGGCCCGGCCAGAGCGGCCACCAGCCGGAGTCGGAGCACGCCGCGCCGCCGACCGCCGCCGCCACCTGGTTCAGCCTCGGCCTGCTGATCGTCGCCCTCGTCGCCGTCGTCGGCAACGCCAAGGTCATCTCGCCCACCATCGAGGAGGGAGTGGCCTCGGCCGGCCTCCCCAAGCCCGTCGTCGGCGTCGTCATCGCCCTCATGGTGCTGCTGCCCGAGACCCTCGCCGCGGTCCGCGCCGCCCGCCGCGACCGGATGCAGACCAGCATGAACCTCGCCTACGGCTCCGCCATCGCCAGCATCGGCCTCACCATCCCGTCGATCGCGCTCGCCTCGGTCTGGCTCGACGGCCCGCTCATCCTCGGCCTCGGCCCGCTCCACATGGTGCTGCTCGTGCTGACCGCCGTGGTGAGCGCGCTGACCGTGGTGCCAGGGCGCGCCACCCTCCTCCAGGGCAGCGTCCACCTCTCGATCTTCGCCGCCTTCGTGTTCCTGTCGTTCAGCCCCTGA
- a CDS encoding serine protease: MKKPLVGALLALLLTGAAAAPAMASAPPDTVAQAPAPAPRSAPAQPALAAVDFAGTVALSNCSGSVVRTPSSLPSDPALVLSNGHCLETGFPAPGQVVMNKRSSRSFTLLNSAGTGVGTLRASKIAYGTMTDTDVSVYQLTKTYAQIQSQYGIGALTLSDTHPVAGTPITVVSGYWKRTYSCDIDGFVYRLKEGDWTWKDSVRYTSTCNTIGGTSGSPVIDRTTGKVVAVNNTGNEDGQRCTVNNPCEVDENGVVTVRQGINYAQETYNMVPCIGAGSVFDLSRPGCALPKP; encoded by the coding sequence ATGAAGAAGCCTCTCGTCGGTGCCCTGCTCGCCCTGCTCCTCACCGGAGCGGCGGCGGCCCCGGCCATGGCGTCCGCACCCCCGGACACGGTCGCGCAGGCCCCGGCGCCCGCGCCGCGCAGCGCCCCCGCGCAGCCGGCGCTCGCCGCCGTCGACTTCGCCGGCACGGTCGCGCTCAGCAACTGTTCCGGCTCCGTCGTGCGCACGCCCAGCTCCCTGCCGAGCGACCCCGCGCTCGTCCTGTCCAACGGCCACTGCCTGGAGACCGGCTTCCCGGCGCCCGGCCAGGTCGTCATGAACAAGCGCTCCAGCCGCTCGTTCACGCTGCTCAACTCGGCCGGCACCGGCGTCGGCACGCTGCGCGCCAGCAAGATCGCGTACGGCACGATGACCGACACCGACGTCTCGGTCTACCAGCTGACCAAGACGTACGCGCAGATCCAGAGCCAGTACGGGATCGGCGCCCTCACCCTCTCCGACACCCACCCGGTGGCGGGCACGCCGATCACGGTCGTCTCGGGGTACTGGAAGCGGACCTACAGCTGCGACATCGACGGCTTCGTCTACCGCCTCAAGGAGGGCGACTGGACCTGGAAGGACTCGGTCCGCTACACCTCGACCTGCAACACCATCGGCGGCACCTCCGGCTCGCCGGTCATCGACCGCACCACCGGCAAGGTCGTCGCCGTCAACAACACGGGCAACGAGGACGGGCAGCGCTGCACCGTGAACAACCCGTGCGAGGTGGACGAGAACGGCGTCGTGACGGTCCGCCAGGGCATCAACTACGCCCAGGAGACGTACAACATGGTCCCCTGCATCGGCGCGGGCAGCGTGTTCGACCTGAGCCGCCCCGGCTGCGCCCTGCCGAAGCCGTGA
- a CDS encoding acyl-CoA synthetase, producing the protein MEGSPNGFWAQAAAAPDRTVITAPDGEQWSAGRLHTAANQLVHGLRAAGLERGDAFAVVLPNGIEFFTAYLAASQAGFYLVPVNHHLVGPEIAWIVADSGAKVLIAHERFAEAAGAAAEEAGLPADHRYAVGTVPGFRPYAELLDGRPGTPPDGRTLGWVMNYTSGTTGRPRGIRRPLPGKTPEETYLGGFLGIFGIKPFNGHVHLVCSPLYHTAVLQFAGAALHIGHPLVLMDKWTPEEMLRLIDTHRCTHTHMVPTQFHRLLALPEEVRSRYDVSAMRHAIHGAAPCPDHVKRAMIDWWGTCVEEYYAASEGGGAFATAEDWLKKPGTVGRAWPISELAVFDDDGRRLGPGELGTVYMKMSTGGFRYHKDEAKTASNRIGDFFTVGDLGVLDEDGFLFLRDRKIDMIISGGVNIYPAEIEAALLAHPGVADAAAFGIPHTDWGEEVKAVVEPAEGHEAGPELAASILAHCEARLAGYKRPKSVDFTAHMPRDPNGKLYKRRLRDPYWEGRERPL; encoded by the coding sequence ATGGAGGGGTCTCCCAACGGCTTCTGGGCCCAGGCCGCCGCCGCACCCGACCGGACCGTGATCACCGCTCCGGACGGAGAGCAGTGGTCCGCCGGCCGCCTCCACACCGCCGCCAACCAGCTCGTCCACGGCCTGCGCGCCGCCGGCCTGGAGCGCGGGGACGCCTTCGCCGTCGTCCTGCCCAACGGCATCGAGTTCTTCACCGCCTATCTGGCGGCCAGTCAGGCCGGCTTCTACCTGGTGCCGGTCAACCACCACCTCGTCGGCCCCGAGATCGCCTGGATCGTCGCCGACTCCGGCGCCAAGGTCCTCATCGCCCACGAGCGCTTCGCCGAGGCCGCCGGCGCCGCCGCCGAGGAGGCCGGCCTCCCGGCCGACCACCGCTACGCCGTCGGTACGGTGCCCGGCTTCCGCCCGTACGCCGAACTCCTCGACGGGCGGCCCGGCACCCCGCCCGACGGCCGCACCCTCGGCTGGGTCATGAACTACACCTCCGGCACCACCGGCAGGCCCCGTGGGATCCGCCGCCCGCTGCCCGGCAAGACCCCCGAGGAGACCTATCTCGGCGGCTTCCTCGGCATCTTCGGCATCAAGCCCTTCAACGGCCATGTGCATCTGGTCTGCTCGCCGCTCTACCACACGGCCGTGCTCCAGTTCGCCGGCGCCGCCCTGCACATCGGGCACCCGCTCGTCCTCATGGACAAGTGGACCCCCGAGGAGATGCTGCGGCTCATCGACACCCACCGCTGCACCCACACCCACATGGTGCCCACCCAGTTCCACCGCCTCCTCGCCCTGCCCGAGGAGGTACGGAGCCGGTACGACGTCTCCGCGATGCGCCACGCCATCCACGGCGCCGCGCCCTGCCCCGACCATGTGAAACGCGCCATGATCGACTGGTGGGGGACGTGCGTCGAGGAGTACTACGCGGCCAGCGAGGGCGGCGGCGCCTTCGCGACCGCCGAGGACTGGCTGAAGAAGCCCGGCACCGTCGGCCGCGCCTGGCCCATCAGCGAACTCGCCGTCTTCGACGACGACGGCCGGCGGCTCGGCCCCGGTGAACTCGGCACCGTGTACATGAAGATGAGCACCGGCGGCTTCCGCTATCACAAGGACGAGGCCAAGACGGCGTCGAACCGCATCGGCGACTTCTTCACCGTCGGCGACCTCGGCGTCCTCGACGAGGACGGCTTTCTCTTCCTCCGCGACCGCAAGATCGACATGATCATCTCCGGTGGCGTCAACATCTACCCCGCCGAGATCGAGGCCGCGCTCCTCGCCCATCCCGGCGTCGCCGACGCCGCCGCCTTCGGCATCCCGCACACCGACTGGGGCGAGGAGGTCAAGGCCGTCGTCGAACCCGCCGAGGGCCACGAGGCGGGTCCCGAACTCGCCGCCTCGATCCTCGCCCACTGCGAGGCGCGGCTCGCCGGTTACAAGCGCCCCAAGTCCGTGGACTTCACCGCCCACATGCCGCGCGACCCGAACGGCAAGCTCTACAAGCGCAGGCTGCGCGACCCCTACTGGGAGGGGCGCGAGCGTCCGCTGTGA
- a CDS encoding NAD(P)H-dependent flavin oxidoreductase: MKTELSRTLGIEHAIFGFTPFPAVAAAITRAGGFGVLGAVRYTAPDDLARDLDWMQEHTDGLPYGLDVVMPAKKVEGVTEADVEAMIPEEHRAFVRETLAKHGVPELAEGETSGWRITGWMEQVARSQLDVAFDYPIKLLANALGSPPADVVARAHEHGVLVAALAGSARHARHHAEAGIDIVVAQGYEAGGHTGEIASMVLTPDVVDAVAPLPVLAAGGIGSGEQIAAGLALGAQGVWLGSLWLTTTEAELHSRALTEKLLAAGSGDTVRSRALTGKPARQLRTEWTDAWDDPAGPGPLPMPLQGLLVAEAVSRIQKYEVAPLLGTPVGQIVGRMNSERSVQQVFDDLTRGFEQAVDRINRIAGRSAQ; this comes from the coding sequence ATGAAGACGGAGCTGAGTCGCACCCTGGGGATCGAGCACGCCATCTTCGGCTTCACGCCCTTCCCCGCAGTGGCCGCCGCCATCACCAGAGCAGGCGGGTTCGGCGTCCTCGGCGCCGTGCGCTACACCGCCCCCGACGACCTCGCCCGCGACCTCGACTGGATGCAGGAGCACACCGACGGCCTGCCGTACGGCCTCGACGTCGTCATGCCCGCGAAGAAGGTGGAGGGCGTGACCGAGGCGGACGTCGAGGCGATGATCCCCGAGGAACACCGCGCGTTCGTCCGCGAGACCCTCGCCAAGCACGGCGTCCCCGAACTCGCCGAGGGCGAGACCTCCGGCTGGCGCATCACCGGCTGGATGGAACAGGTCGCCCGCAGCCAGCTCGACGTCGCCTTCGACTACCCCATCAAGCTCCTCGCCAACGCCCTCGGCTCCCCGCCCGCCGACGTCGTCGCCCGCGCCCACGAGCACGGCGTCCTCGTCGCCGCCCTCGCCGGCAGCGCCCGGCACGCCCGCCACCACGCCGAGGCCGGCATCGACATCGTCGTCGCCCAGGGGTACGAGGCCGGCGGCCACACCGGCGAGATCGCCTCCATGGTCCTCACCCCCGACGTCGTCGACGCCGTCGCCCCGCTGCCCGTGCTCGCCGCCGGCGGCATCGGCAGCGGCGAGCAGATCGCCGCCGGCCTCGCCCTCGGCGCCCAGGGCGTCTGGCTCGGCTCGCTCTGGCTCACCACCACCGAGGCCGAACTCCACTCCCGCGCCCTGACCGAGAAGCTGCTCGCCGCCGGCTCCGGCGACACCGTCCGCTCCCGCGCCCTCACCGGCAAGCCCGCCCGCCAGCTGCGCACCGAGTGGACCGACGCCTGGGACGACCCGGCCGGACCCGGCCCGCTGCCCATGCCGCTGCAGGGCCTGCTCGTCGCCGAGGCGGTCTCCCGGATCCAGAAGTACGAGGTCGCCCCGCTGCTCGGCACTCCGGTCGGCCAGATCGTCGGCCGGATGAACTCCGAGCGCAGCGTGCAGCAGGTCTTCGACGACCTCACCCGCGGCTTCGAGCAGGCCGTCGACCGGATCAACCGCATCGCCGGAAGGAGCGCGCAGTGA
- a CDS encoding serine hydrolase, with protein MTETTRTPGYGHGYAYGGTGPSRRAFGGGLLALGGALMIGTVPGAAAAPDPGAGGGGGPAGGAAGEARRTTLARGSAERAGLLPAHLDRLVTEAESFLRPSPTHPWYAGAVLLAGRGGTVALHRPIGSAVRYAAYDEKTDTGVELPADEQIPMREDTVFDLASVSKLFTSLLAVQQIERGALVLEERVTAYLPEFGAGGKQDVTVRQLLTHTSGFRAWIPLYKEPSREGQLRLLWNEKPANPPGTVYLYSDLNLITLQLVLEEITGRTLDQLLRTEITAPLGMHRTRFNPPLSWRPRIAATEDARLPWSGLDRGMVWGEVHDENAYGMGGVAGHAGVFSTAWDLAVLARTLLNGGAYGDARILSPASVELMFTDFNTAFPGDEHGLGFELYQHWYMGAMATPRTAGHTGFTGTSLVLDPTTDSFLVVLGNSVHPVRTWRSGSAPRVATADALARAVPVRPARGRTAWFSGMTSATTATLTLPEVPGATRFECAVWWDTEPGADAAVLEASTDGGTTWAPVPFTTAAPADPAEDHPTGSLTGWSGRRWHRLTADLTADLTPSSPTPPRLRWRSTTDRRYVGRGVYVDAIRLLDTSGRPLFDESRPADRSRIEATGWTASAD; from the coding sequence ATGACGGAGACGACGAGAACACCGGGGTACGGACACGGGTACGCGTACGGCGGCACGGGACCGAGCCGCCGGGCGTTCGGCGGTGGACTGCTCGCGCTGGGAGGTGCGCTGATGATCGGTACGGTGCCGGGGGCCGCGGCCGCTCCCGATCCGGGGGCCGGCGGGGGCGGCGGCCCGGCCGGCGGGGCGGCCGGTGAGGCGCGGCGGACGACGCTGGCGCGCGGGTCCGCCGAGCGGGCCGGGCTGCTGCCCGCACACCTGGACCGGCTCGTCACGGAGGCCGAATCCTTCCTGCGCCCCTCCCCCACCCACCCCTGGTACGCGGGCGCGGTGCTGCTCGCCGGGCGGGGCGGGACGGTGGCGCTGCACCGCCCGATCGGCTCGGCGGTCCGCTACGCGGCGTACGACGAGAAGACCGACACCGGGGTGGAGCTGCCGGCCGACGAGCAGATCCCGATGCGCGAGGACACCGTCTTCGATCTGGCCTCGGTCTCCAAGCTGTTCACCTCGCTGCTCGCGGTGCAGCAGATCGAGCGCGGGGCGCTGGTCCTGGAGGAGCGGGTCACGGCGTATCTGCCGGAGTTCGGGGCCGGCGGCAAGCAGGATGTCACGGTCCGTCAGCTGCTCACCCACACCTCGGGGTTCCGGGCCTGGATCCCGCTCTACAAGGAGCCGAGCCGGGAGGGGCAGCTGCGGCTGCTGTGGAACGAGAAGCCGGCGAACCCGCCGGGCACGGTCTATCTGTACTCCGACCTGAATCTGATCACGCTGCAGCTGGTCCTTGAGGAGATCACCGGTCGCACTCTGGATCAGCTGCTCCGAACCGAGATCACCGCTCCGCTCGGGATGCACCGCACGCGTTTCAATCCCCCGCTCTCGTGGCGGCCGCGGATCGCCGCCACCGAGGACGCGCGGCTGCCGTGGTCCGGGCTCGACCGGGGCATGGTGTGGGGCGAGGTGCACGACGAGAACGCGTACGGGATGGGCGGGGTGGCCGGGCACGCCGGGGTGTTCTCGACCGCGTGGGACCTGGCGGTCCTCGCCCGCACGCTGCTCAACGGCGGTGCGTACGGGGACGCCCGGATCCTGTCCCCCGCCTCCGTCGAGCTGATGTTCACCGACTTCAACACCGCGTTCCCCGGCGACGAGCACGGGCTCGGCTTCGAGCTCTACCAGCACTGGTACATGGGCGCGATGGCCACCCCGCGCACGGCCGGCCACACCGGATTCACCGGCACCAGCCTGGTCCTGGACCCGACGACCGACTCCTTCCTGGTCGTCCTCGGCAACTCGGTCCACCCGGTGCGCACCTGGCGCTCCGGCTCCGCGCCCCGGGTCGCCACCGCCGACGCGCTGGCCCGCGCGGTGCCGGTCCGCCCGGCCCGGGGCCGTACCGCCTGGTTCTCCGGCATGACCAGCGCCACCACCGCGACCCTCACGCTCCCCGAAGTGCCGGGCGCCACCCGCTTCGAGTGCGCCGTCTGGTGGGACACCGAACCCGGCGCGGACGCCGCCGTCCTGGAGGCGTCGACGGACGGCGGCACGACCTGGGCCCCCGTCCCCTTCACCACCGCCGCCCCCGCCGACCCCGCCGAGGACCACCCCACCGGCTCCCTCACCGGCTGGTCCGGCCGCCGCTGGCACCGCCTCACCGCCGACCTCACCGCCGATCTCACCCCCTCCTCCCCCACCCCGCCCCGCCTCCGCTGGCGCTCCACCACCGACCGCCGCTACGTCGGCCGCGGTGTGTACGTGGACGCGATCCGCCTCCTGGACACCTCGGGCCGCCCGCTGTTCGACGAGTCCCGCCCGGCGGACCGGTCCCGGATCGAGGCGACGGGGTGGACGGCGTCGGCGGACTGA